A region from the Lysobacter antibioticus genome encodes:
- a CDS encoding glutamate-5-semialdehyde dehydrogenase yields MSGYVRALAQQARDASIVLAALDGDARRRLIEAMAGQLDSSSASILSANAEDLGRGEAAGLSAAMLDRLRLDPSRLSAIAAALREVAAQADPLGEVTRRETRPNGLVIERQRVPLGLIAMIYEARPNVTADAAALCLKAGNAVLLRGGSEARASNAAIAACLHAALREQGLPTAAVSLIEDTAREHVLELLQLSDLVDLAIPRGGEGLIRFVAEHARVPVIKHYKGVCHLYVDRAADLDLALGLLIDGKASRPGVCNALETLLVHRDIAADFVPRALAALAGREVQVRGCERTRALATGVLADAVQAADEADYAAEYLDLIIAAKVVDGLDEALAHIARFGSDHTEVIATEDAATAEAFVRGTRSSAVMVNASSRFNDGGQLGLGAEIGISTTRLHAYGPMGVESLTIERFVVRGAGQVRHPESRSAE; encoded by the coding sequence CAGTATTCTCAGCGCGAACGCCGAAGATCTCGGCCGCGGCGAGGCGGCCGGCTTGAGCGCGGCGATGCTCGACCGCCTGCGGCTCGACCCGTCGCGCCTGAGCGCGATCGCCGCGGCGCTGCGCGAAGTGGCGGCGCAGGCAGACCCGCTCGGCGAAGTGACCCGTCGCGAGACCCGCCCCAACGGCCTGGTGATCGAGCGCCAGCGCGTGCCGCTGGGCTTGATCGCGATGATCTACGAGGCGCGTCCCAACGTCACCGCCGATGCCGCCGCGCTATGCCTCAAGGCCGGCAACGCGGTGTTGCTGCGCGGCGGCTCGGAAGCGCGCGCCAGCAATGCTGCGATCGCCGCCTGCCTGCATGCCGCGTTGCGCGAACAGGGCCTGCCGACCGCGGCGGTGTCGCTGATCGAGGACACGGCGCGCGAGCACGTGCTCGAACTGCTGCAGTTGTCGGACCTGGTCGACCTGGCGATTCCGCGCGGCGGCGAGGGCCTGATCCGCTTCGTCGCCGAACACGCGCGGGTGCCGGTCATCAAGCACTACAAGGGCGTGTGCCATCTCTATGTCGACCGCGCCGCCGACCTCGACCTCGCGCTCGGCTTGCTGATCGACGGCAAGGCCTCGCGGCCGGGCGTCTGCAACGCGCTGGAGACCTTGCTGGTGCATCGCGACATCGCCGCCGATTTCGTCCCGCGCGCGCTCGCCGCGCTGGCCGGGCGCGAGGTGCAGGTGCGTGGCTGCGAACGTACCCGCGCGCTGGCGACGGGCGTGCTGGCGGATGCGGTGCAGGCCGCTGATGAAGCCGACTACGCCGCCGAATACCTCGACCTGATCATCGCCGCGAAGGTGGTCGACGGCCTCGACGAAGCGCTCGCGCACATCGCCCGCTTCGGCTCCGACCACACCGAGGTCATCGCCACCGAAGACGCCGCCACCGCCGAAGCCTTCGTGCGCGGCACCCGCAGTTCCGCGGTGATGGTCAATGCCTCCTCGCGCTTCAACGACGGCGGCCAACTCGGCCTGGGCGCCGAGATCGGCATCTCGACCACGCGCCTGCACGCCTACGGCCCGATGGGGGTGGAGTCGCTGACCATCGAGCGTTTCGTCGTGCGCGGGGCAGGGCAGGTACGGCACCCCGAGTCGCGCAGCGCCGAGTAG
- a CDS encoding acyltransferase family protein codes for MAQDLNTEPLQFRLPQLDALRGLAALYVVIYHVMAMADPDLAVPAALLPFVGMGGTGVALFFVMSAFSLCLTWPRHAASGAALRSFYLSRWFRIAPLLLVLLAVMLLKDQLREPARYGVAETVWNVSMLFGLSPDWQPGIVMGSWTIGVEVLFYLLFPLFAIWVRGLLGQVLLLALAFALSLWAAGLPAPFAHLGGVYGALTHWPVFAWGCVLFQLWLSLRDRPQRILRPLGIALLLMGVVGNALLFYRLLPPVPGLNDWYQCALFYGAMLLGLLLANNRLLVNRATCFLGTISYSLYLVHPFVVSRLYGVFARLYEHLPPGAAYAGCAAISLALAIPAAWLTYRFVEKPGIRLGHRLFACLSARKRAPAGETQGAY; via the coding sequence ATGGCACAAGACCTCAATACCGAGCCGCTGCAGTTCCGGCTGCCCCAGTTGGATGCGCTGCGCGGCCTGGCCGCCTTGTATGTCGTGATCTATCACGTCATGGCGATGGCCGATCCCGATCTCGCCGTGCCAGCGGCGCTCCTGCCTTTCGTCGGCATGGGCGGCACCGGTGTCGCCCTGTTCTTCGTCATGAGTGCGTTTTCGTTGTGCCTGACCTGGCCGCGCCATGCCGCATCGGGCGCCGCCTTGCGCAGTTTTTATCTGAGCCGGTGGTTCCGCATCGCGCCGTTGCTGCTGGTGTTGCTGGCGGTGATGTTGCTCAAGGACCAACTGCGCGAGCCGGCCCGCTACGGCGTTGCCGAGACGGTCTGGAACGTATCGATGCTGTTCGGCCTGTCGCCGGATTGGCAGCCCGGCATCGTCATGGGCAGTTGGACCATCGGCGTCGAGGTGCTGTTCTACCTGCTGTTCCCGCTGTTCGCCATCTGGGTGCGCGGGCTGCTCGGACAGGTGCTGTTGCTCGCACTGGCGTTCGCGCTGTCGCTATGGGCGGCCGGGCTGCCGGCGCCGTTCGCGCACCTGGGCGGTGTTTATGGAGCCTTGACGCATTGGCCGGTATTCGCCTGGGGTTGTGTCCTGTTTCAGCTCTGGCTGTCTCTGCGCGACAGGCCGCAGCGCATTCTTCGGCCACTCGGCATCGCCTTGTTGCTGATGGGTGTCGTCGGCAACGCCTTGCTGTTCTATCGTCTGCTGCCGCCCGTGCCTGGGCTGAACGATTGGTACCAGTGCGCCCTGTTCTACGGTGCGATGTTGCTGGGTCTGTTGCTGGCCAATAATCGCTTGCTGGTGAATCGCGCAACCTGCTTCCTGGGCACGATCAGCTACTCGCTGTATCTCGTGCATCCGTTCGTGGTGTCGCGGCTGTACGGCGTGTTCGCACGGTTGTACGAGCATCTGCCGCCGGGTGCGGCGTATGCCGGGTGTGCGGCGATCAGTCTGGCGCTGGCGATTCCCGCGGCTTGGTTGACCTATCGTTTCGTCGAGAAGCCGGGCATTCGCCTCGGCCATCGTCTGTTCGCTTGCCTGTCGGCGCGCAAGCGGGCGCCTGCGGGCGAGACGCAGGGCGCCTACTGA
- a CDS encoding CocE/NonD family hydrolase has translation MLRPILITAIAAVGLCGSIARAADPAESYAMPAIAADDATRLDAAMPALARQLLADHRDPDRARDLNQRFRLQLVAGDYAAAERSLDELAASPSQGPVPVTLNLAQYRLYARAKALQAGQGLAFDQALPRAFAELIAAMDDRSAGVAMRVLNFEAAELPRQQRALADALAPLRKQAGLDRNVALALLRSYQVERSYAALAPHLPALIAADDARRYLIQRDVAVVTPDGATVCALIVRQRNAPARLPTLLNFTIYADPVPTLNEARRSASNGYIGVVGNSRGKGCSRDRPTPYEHDGDDAAALIDWIAAQPWSDGRVGMYGGSYEGFTQWAAAKRRPKALKALMPSVTGAPGLDVPMEGGIFYGFQYYWPFYVTNNRQVDNAPLQDNARWNRMYRQWYLGGRPYRELPQIDGTPNPFYLRWLSHPDYDAYWQSMIPYRDEFAALDLKVLTTTGYYDGAQIGALYYLREHHRYRPQAEHYLVIGPYNHISGQRGTVATGAELRGYTLDPQAQIDLGELRYQWFDYVFKGAPKPALLADRINYQVMGADEWKHAPSLAAMAQRRQRFYFGAAGHDGRNAFAALAPAADRYAEQTIDLRDRSDADRIVPGGGILDRELDTADSLVFVSAPFDQAEEFSGLFSGRLEVETNKRDFDFNISLYEQLPDQRYFELSRYQSRASYVGDVSRRQLLQPGHRTVLDFEAGRATSKRMQPGSRLVAVVSVLRNPQQEINYGSGKAVAGESIADAGEPLRVRWYGGSYLEIPLSR, from the coding sequence ATGCTGCGACCGATCCTCATCACGGCCATCGCCGCCGTCGGCCTGTGCGGTTCCATCGCCCGCGCGGCCGATCCCGCCGAGTCCTACGCCATGCCCGCCATCGCCGCCGACGACGCGACGCGCCTGGACGCCGCCATGCCGGCCCTGGCGCGGCAACTGCTTGCCGACCATCGCGACCCGGACCGCGCCCGCGACCTCAACCAACGCTTCCGCCTGCAACTGGTAGCCGGCGACTACGCTGCCGCCGAACGCAGCCTCGACGAACTCGCCGCCAGCCCCAGCCAGGGCCCGGTGCCGGTGACGTTGAACCTCGCCCAGTACCGCTTGTACGCCCGCGCCAAGGCGTTGCAGGCGGGGCAGGGGCTGGCGTTCGACCAAGCCCTGCCGCGTGCCTTCGCCGAACTGATCGCGGCCATGGACGACCGCAGCGCCGGCGTGGCGATGCGCGTGCTCAACTTCGAGGCCGCGGAGTTGCCGCGGCAACAGCGCGCGCTGGCCGATGCCTTGGCGCCGCTGCGCAAACAGGCCGGGCTGGACCGCAATGTCGCGCTGGCCTTGCTGCGCAGCTACCAGGTCGAACGCAGCTACGCCGCGTTGGCGCCGCATTTGCCGGCGCTGATCGCCGCGGACGACGCGCGTCGCTATCTGATTCAGCGCGATGTCGCGGTGGTCACGCCCGACGGCGCCACCGTCTGCGCGCTGATCGTGCGCCAACGCAACGCGCCCGCGCGCCTGCCGACCCTGCTGAACTTCACCATCTACGCCGACCCGGTCCCCACCCTCAACGAAGCGCGGCGTTCGGCCTCCAACGGCTACATCGGCGTGGTCGGCAACAGCCGCGGCAAAGGCTGCAGCCGCGACCGCCCGACGCCGTACGAGCACGATGGCGACGATGCCGCGGCACTGATCGACTGGATCGCCGCGCAACCCTGGAGCGACGGCCGCGTCGGCATGTACGGCGGTAGCTACGAGGGCTTCACCCAATGGGCCGCGGCCAAGCGCCGCCCCAAAGCGCTGAAAGCGCTGATGCCCTCGGTGACCGGCGCGCCCGGCCTCGACGTGCCGATGGAAGGCGGCATCTTCTACGGCTTCCAGTACTACTGGCCGTTCTACGTGACCAACAACCGCCAGGTCGACAACGCCCCGTTGCAGGACAACGCGCGCTGGAACCGCATGTACCGCCAGTGGTACCTCGGCGGGCGCCCGTACCGCGAGCTGCCGCAGATCGACGGCACGCCCAACCCGTTCTACCTGCGCTGGCTGTCGCACCCGGACTACGACGCCTACTGGCAATCGATGATCCCCTACCGCGACGAATTCGCCGCGCTGGATCTGAAAGTGCTGACCACCACCGGCTATTACGACGGCGCCCAGATCGGCGCGCTGTACTACCTGCGCGAACACCACCGCTACCGCCCGCAGGCCGAGCACTACCTGGTGATCGGCCCCTACAACCACATCAGCGGCCAACGCGGCACCGTCGCCACCGGCGCGGAACTGCGCGGCTACACGCTCGACCCGCAAGCGCAGATCGACCTGGGCGAACTGCGCTACCAATGGTTCGATTACGTGTTCAAGGGCGCGCCCAAGCCCGCGCTGCTGGCCGACCGCATCAACTACCAGGTGATGGGCGCCGACGAATGGAAGCACGCGCCCTCGCTGGCGGCGATGGCGCAGCGGCGCCAGCGCTTCTACTTCGGGGCCGCCGGCCACGACGGCCGCAACGCTTTCGCTGCGCTGGCGCCGGCCGCCGACCGCTACGCCGAACAGACCATCGACCTGCGCGACCGCAGCGACGCCGACCGCATCGTTCCCGGCGGCGGCATCCTCGACCGCGAACTCGACACCGCCGACAGCCTGGTCTTCGTCAGCGCACCCTTCGATCAGGCCGAGGAATTCAGCGGCCTGTTCTCCGGCCGGCTGGAAGTCGAAACCAACAAACGCGACTTCGACTTCAACATCTCGCTGTACGAGCAACTGCCCGACCAACGCTATTTCGAACTCTCGCGCTATCAATCGCGCGCCAGCTACGTCGGCGACGTCAGCCGCAGGCAGCTGTTGCAACCGGGCCACCGCACGGTGCTCGACTTCGAAGCCGGCCGCGCCACCAGCAAACGCATGCAGCCCGGCAGCCGGCTGGTGGCGGTGGTGAGCGTGCTGCGCAACCCGCAGCAGGAGATCAACTACGGCAGCGGCAAGGCGGTAGCGGGGGAGAGCATCGCCGATGCCGGCGAACCGCTGCGGGTGCGGTGGTATGGCGGCAGCTATCTGGAGATTCCGCTGAGCCGTTGA
- a CDS encoding S1 family peptidase, whose amino-acid sequence MRAAALLLLLASFGANAIVVRDDVPDLRYRMAASEFPALADLPGEGHGVLIAPRWVVTAAHAVAWQHAVDAVVVGGTRREVRRIVVHPGYKQPPQEMIDAALKSGDWEAFFQFAATSDDIALIELAQPVGDVEPARLYKGSALGKVVRIMGRGATGTGSKGHALHGPNRTDLRQGYNRIGIEETRWIGYTFDPPPNALPLEASTGSGDSGGPILVAVDKEWQVAGLTAWKRGLVEGTELHPGRYGETSYGVRLGNYAGWIEETMASGGDSAKSAGR is encoded by the coding sequence ATGCGTGCTGCCGCCCTACTGCTTCTCCTGGCATCGTTCGGTGCCAACGCGATCGTCGTCCGCGACGATGTCCCGGATCTGCGTTATCGCATGGCGGCCTCCGAATTTCCTGCACTGGCGGACCTGCCCGGCGAAGGCCATGGAGTGCTCATCGCGCCGCGGTGGGTCGTAACCGCCGCCCATGCCGTCGCCTGGCAGCACGCTGTGGATGCGGTGGTCGTTGGCGGCACGCGGCGTGAGGTACGCCGCATCGTCGTCCATCCGGGCTACAAGCAGCCGCCCCAGGAGATGATCGACGCCGCGCTGAAATCCGGCGATTGGGAGGCGTTCTTCCAGTTCGCCGCCACTTCCGACGACATCGCTTTGATCGAGCTGGCGCAGCCGGTGGGCGATGTCGAACCCGCGCGCCTCTACAAGGGCTCGGCATTGGGCAAGGTCGTCCGGATCATGGGGCGCGGCGCCACGGGGACGGGTTCGAAGGGCCATGCGCTGCACGGGCCGAACCGGACCGACCTGCGCCAGGGCTACAACCGGATCGGCATCGAGGAAACCCGCTGGATCGGATACACCTTCGACCCGCCGCCGAACGCGCTGCCGCTGGAGGCGTCGACCGGTAGCGGGGACAGCGGCGGGCCGATCCTGGTGGCGGTGGACAAGGAATGGCAGGTCGCCGGCCTGACGGCATGGAAGCGTGGCCTGGTCGAAGGCACCGAACTGCACCCGGGGCGATACGGCGAAACCAGTTACGGCGTGCGCTTGGGGAACTACGCAGGCTGGATCGAAGAGACGATGGCATCGGGCGGCGATTCCGCTAAATCCGCCGGGCGTTGA
- a CDS encoding dicarboxylate/amino acid:cation symporter — translation MSENLNARKPLPLHWKMAIGFLAGLVLGLIVYAAGIGSVTYAQLAGQVCPATTAGADVAWQCRPLLKLLTETVTGPAGEIFLRLIFMLVIPLLFSALVMGVSEMGDIRSFGRVGWRTLGLTVLMSALAVILGLVMVNLFQPGAGVDPAQAQLLMSENAERAQSIVQGSANAPKGIQMLVSIVPSNVIQAAANDAILAVMFFALMIGVGMVLTRSKAVDTLREGIQGLFDISMTLIGLVIKLAPYAVFCFMFNLASAFGWDLLFKLAKYVAVVVAALAIHLFVVYSLALKFIGGRSPMEFFRGVQEAMVLAFSTASSNATLPTALRVAEDELHLPRRVSRFVLTVGATANQNGTALFEGVTVIFLAQFFGVDLSLGQQVMVMLVCILGGIGTAGVPSGSLPVVAMICAMVGVPAEGIGLILGVNHFLDMCRTTLNVTGDIAIAAMVSRGVADPPAESLSD, via the coding sequence ATGAGCGAAAACCTTAACGCGCGCAAGCCGCTGCCGTTGCATTGGAAGATGGCGATCGGCTTCCTCGCGGGCCTCGTCCTCGGCCTGATCGTCTACGCCGCCGGCATCGGCAGCGTTACCTACGCGCAACTGGCCGGCCAGGTCTGTCCGGCTACCACGGCCGGCGCCGACGTCGCCTGGCAGTGCCGCCCGCTGCTCAAGCTGCTCACCGAAACCGTCACCGGCCCGGCCGGCGAAATCTTCCTGCGCCTGATCTTCATGCTGGTGATCCCGCTGCTGTTCTCGGCGCTGGTCATGGGCGTGAGCGAGATGGGCGACATCCGTTCGTTCGGCCGGGTCGGCTGGCGCACGCTCGGCCTGACCGTGCTGATGTCGGCGCTGGCCGTGATCCTCGGCCTGGTCATGGTCAACCTGTTCCAGCCCGGCGCCGGCGTCGACCCGGCCCAGGCCCAGTTGTTGATGAGCGAGAACGCCGAGCGCGCGCAGAGCATCGTCCAGGGCAGCGCCAACGCGCCCAAGGGCATTCAGATGCTGGTCTCGATCGTGCCCAGCAACGTCATCCAGGCCGCCGCCAACGACGCCATCCTCGCGGTGATGTTCTTCGCCCTGATGATCGGCGTGGGCATGGTGCTGACCCGTTCCAAGGCGGTGGACACCCTGCGCGAAGGCATCCAGGGCCTGTTCGACATCTCCATGACCCTGATCGGCCTGGTCATCAAGCTGGCGCCGTACGCGGTGTTCTGCTTCATGTTCAACCTGGCCTCGGCGTTCGGCTGGGACCTGTTGTTCAAGCTGGCCAAGTACGTCGCGGTGGTCGTCGCCGCGCTCGCCATCCACCTGTTCGTGGTCTATTCGCTGGCGCTGAAGTTCATCGGCGGCCGCTCGCCGATGGAGTTCTTCCGCGGCGTGCAGGAGGCGATGGTGCTGGCGTTCTCGACCGCGTCGAGCAACGCCACCCTGCCGACCGCCTTGCGCGTGGCCGAAGACGAACTGCACCTGCCGCGGCGCGTCTCGCGCTTCGTGCTGACCGTCGGCGCCACCGCCAACCAGAACGGCACCGCCTTGTTCGAAGGCGTCACGGTGATCTTCCTGGCCCAGTTCTTCGGCGTCGACCTGAGCCTGGGTCAGCAGGTGATGGTGATGCTGGTGTGCATCCTCGGCGGCATCGGCACCGCCGGCGTGCCCTCGGGCTCGCTGCCGGTGGTGGCGATGATCTGCGCCATGGTCGGCGTGCCGGCCGAAGGCATCGGCCTGATCCTCGGCGTCAATCACTTCCTCGACATGTGCCGGACCACGCTCAACGTCACCGGCGACATCGCCATCGCGGCGATGGTGTCGCGCGGCGTCGCCGATCCGCCGGCCGAAAGCCTGTCGGACTGA
- the tkt gene encoding transketolase encodes MTTHSRRDLANAIRFLAIDAVQAANSGHPGMPMGMADIAEVLWNDYLTHNPNNPKWFNRDRFILSNGHGSMLQYALLHLSGYDLSIEDLKRFRQLESKTPGHPENFMTPGVETTTGPLGQGLANAVGMALGEKLLAQRFNRPELSIVDHRTWVFMGDGCLMEGISHEAASLAGTWGLGKLVAFWDDNKISIDGNTDGWFTDDTPARFEAYGWRVIRNVNGHDAVEIKTAIDTALKHDDKPTLICCRTTIGFGSPAKAGKESSHGAPLGKDEIAATRAALEWPYGDFEIPESIYDGWRSRSTGLVREDQWNRLFDAYAARYPDEAAELTRRSHGELPDDFLAQANAYIAKLQADGPTIASRKASQMAIETFAPLLPELIGGSADLAHSNLTLWKGSKSVATDDPNANYIYYGVREFAMTAISNGLQLHGGFIPYDATFLVFSDYARNAVRMSALMGAHAIHVYTHDSIGLGEDGPTHQPVEHLASLRYIPDNDVWRPCDAVESAVSWRAAIERKDGPSCLIFSRQNLMHQPRNDEQVKQIALGGYVLRDSEGTPDAILIATGSEVGLATQAADALSAEGLKVRVVSMPSSDVFDRQPFEYRESVLPNAVRKRVAIEAGVTGFWRKYVGLDGDVIGIDGFGASAPAEALFPHFGFTVERVVSAVKNLA; translated from the coding sequence ATGACGACGCACAGCCGCCGCGACCTTGCCAACGCCATTCGTTTCCTCGCCATCGACGCGGTGCAGGCCGCCAACTCCGGTCATCCGGGCATGCCGATGGGCATGGCCGACATCGCCGAGGTGCTCTGGAACGACTACCTGACCCACAACCCGAACAATCCGAAGTGGTTCAACCGCGACCGCTTCATTTTGTCCAACGGCCACGGCTCGATGCTGCAGTACGCATTGCTGCACCTGTCCGGCTACGACCTGTCGATCGAAGACCTCAAGCGCTTCCGCCAGCTCGAGTCCAAGACCCCGGGCCACCCGGAAAACTTCATGACCCCGGGCGTGGAGACCACCACCGGTCCGCTCGGCCAGGGCCTGGCCAACGCGGTCGGCATGGCGCTCGGCGAGAAGCTGCTCGCACAGCGCTTCAACCGTCCCGAGTTGAGCATCGTCGATCACCGCACCTGGGTGTTCATGGGCGACGGCTGCCTGATGGAGGGCATCTCGCACGAAGCCGCTTCGCTCGCCGGCACCTGGGGCCTGGGCAAACTGGTCGCATTCTGGGACGACAACAAGATCTCCATCGACGGCAACACCGACGGCTGGTTCACCGACGACACGCCGGCGCGCTTCGAGGCCTACGGCTGGCGGGTGATCCGCAACGTCAACGGTCACGATGCGGTCGAGATCAAGACCGCCATCGACACCGCGCTCAAGCACGACGACAAGCCGACCTTGATCTGCTGCCGCACCACCATCGGCTTCGGCTCGCCGGCCAAGGCCGGCAAGGAATCCTCGCACGGCGCGCCGCTGGGCAAGGACGAAATCGCCGCGACCCGCGCCGCGCTGGAATGGCCGTACGGCGACTTCGAAATTCCCGAAAGCATCTACGACGGCTGGCGTTCGCGCAGCACCGGCCTGGTCCGCGAGGACCAGTGGAACCGTCTGTTCGACGCCTATGCCGCGCGTTACCCGGACGAAGCCGCCGAGCTGACCCGCCGTTCGCACGGCGAGCTGCCCGACGACTTCCTCGCCCAGGCCAACGCCTACATCGCCAAGCTGCAGGCCGACGGCCCGACCATCGCCTCGCGCAAGGCCTCGCAGATGGCGATCGAAACCTTCGCGCCGCTGCTGCCGGAACTGATCGGCGGTTCCGCCGACCTGGCCCATTCCAATCTGACCCTGTGGAAGGGCAGCAAGTCGGTCGCGACCGACGACCCGAACGCCAACTACATCTATTACGGCGTGCGCGAATTCGCGATGACCGCGATCAGTAACGGCCTGCAGTTGCACGGCGGTTTCATTCCCTACGACGCCACCTTCCTGGTGTTCAGCGACTACGCCCGCAATGCCGTGCGCATGAGCGCGCTGATGGGCGCGCACGCGATCCACGTCTACACCCACGATTCGATCGGTCTCGGCGAAGACGGCCCGACCCACCAGCCGGTCGAGCACCTGGCTTCGCTGCGCTACATCCCGGACAACGACGTCTGGCGTCCCTGCGACGCGGTCGAGTCGGCGGTGTCGTGGCGCGCGGCGATCGAGCGCAAGGACGGCCCGAGCTGCCTGATCTTCTCGCGTCAGAATCTGATGCATCAGCCGCGCAACGACGAGCAGGTCAAGCAGATCGCGCTCGGCGGCTACGTGCTGCGCGACAGCGAGGGCACGCCCGACGCGATCCTGATCGCGACCGGTTCCGAAGTCGGCCTGGCCACTCAGGCCGCCGACGCGCTCAGCGCCGAAGGCCTCAAGGTGCGCGTGGTGTCGATGCCGTCGAGCGACGTGTTCGACCGCCAGCCGTTCGAATACCGCGAATCGGTGCTGCCCAATGCGGTGCGCAAGCGCGTCGCGATCGAGGCCGGCGTCACCGGCTTCTGGCGCAAGTACGTCGGCCTGGACGGCGACGTGATCGGCATCGACGGTTTCGGCGCGTCGGCTCCGGCCGAGGCCCTGTTCCCGCACTTCGGCTTCACCGTCGAGCGCGTGGTGTCGGCGGTCAAGAACCTGGCGTGA